From the Chloroflexota bacterium genome, the window TCACGCTCCTGAAGTCCGTGAGTAGCATCCCAAGAAGCCAAGTCATTCACGAGCTTAAGGGAAAATCCGAGATTTGCCGGAAACTGGCAACCTATGCCACGAATTGCGGGGCGTTGATAGATGAAGACCCCAGCTCCGTCCAGCCACTCTATCTGCAAGTGGTCAGACAAAGAGGAACGGAGCAGACCTTCCCTGAGCACGGCTTTAAGGTGTTGCATGACAGCAAGCTCAACAACTATTTGGTAGTCCTGTGTCCAAAACTTGAAGAGTGGTCTCTCAAGCTCGCTAAGGATGCTGGAGTAGACATTCTTAACTACAACTTACCCAGCACTCCGGGAAGTCTTCACCATGTCATTGGTCAGCGCCTCGGAAACTATGAGAGACTGCTGGAAGCCATCAAATCGAAGGGCTCAGAGCGACTGGCGCTGCTCAGGAATCTTGTGGGAACAGGACGACCCTAAGTGTGGTCTGCCTGCGACCATCGCAGTATTCCAGTTATTTTCAGGATTAATTCTGAGGAAACCAAACTTAACCCCATTAAGATGTGCGGATATTTTTATCTTAGTGTACGAGCGTAAGGCAGGTGAGTGGTGATTGAACTTGATAGCAAGCAGATTGCAGAGTTCCTGTACCGGAGCTACACCGCAGTTGACGGCCTGTGGTTTATGAAAGTGGAAGAGAAATACGGCTTCTATGCTGCCCTCGACATCGACAACGAGGTCTGGAAGGTCTTTCCCAAGATACAGGCCCGTATGCTCAAGGGCATGGGGAAAATGACGAACGGGGTGGATGCGCTCTTCGAGTGCTTTACTACCAAGCTGACTATAGAGGGTTTCGGATTCCAGACTGAGAGGCTTGCGGGCGGAGGCTTCAGGATA encodes:
- a CDS encoding DUF6125 family protein, whose product is MIELDSKQIAEFLYRSYTAVDGLWFMKVEEKYGFYAALDIDNEVWKVFPKIQARMLKGMGKMTNGVDALFECFTTKLTIEGFGFQTERLAGGGFRIIMSRCPWHDAMVKSGRKDMSGKVSSRICHTECSAWAAEFGEEVTFTMGSQMCKGAERCILEFR